One stretch of Numenius arquata chromosome 8, bNumArq3.hap1.1, whole genome shotgun sequence DNA includes these proteins:
- the PRDX6 gene encoding peroxiredoxin-6: MPGLLLGDEAPNFEAETTQGRIRFHDFLGDSWGILFSHPRDFTPVCTTELGRAAKLAPEFSKRNVKMIALSIDSVQDHLSWSKDINAYNGEQPEEKLPFPIIADANRELAVKLGMLDPDERDKDGMPLTARVVFVFGPDKKLKLSILYPATTGRNFDEILRVVDSLQLTAYKKVATPVDWKPGDSVMVVPTLPDEEAKKLFPKGVFTKDLPSGKKYLRYTPQPE, from the exons ATGCCGGGACTGCTGCTGGGCGACGAGGCGCCCAACTTCGAGGCGGAGACCACACAGGGCCGCATCCGCTTCCATGACTTCCTGGGAGACTC ATGGGGCATCCTCTTCTCCCACCCGCGGGACTTCACCCCCGTCTGCACCACAGAGCTTGGCCGGGCAGCAAAGCTGGCGCCCGAGTTCAGTAAGCGCAACGTGAAGATGATCGCCCTCTCCATTGACAGCGTCCAAGACCACCTCTCCTGGAGCAAG GACATCAATGCGTACAACGGGGAACAACCTGAGGAGAAACTCCCCTTCCCGATAATTGCTGATGCGAACCGGGAGCTCGCTGTCAAGCTGGGCATGCTGGACCCAGATGAGCGGGACAAGGACGGCATGCCCCTGACTGCTCGTGTG GTGTTTGTTTTTGGCCCGGATAAGAAGCTGAAACTCTCCATCCTGTACCCGGCCACCACTGGGAGAAACTTTGATGAGATCCTGAGAGTGGTGGACTCCCTGCAGCTGACAGCGTACAAGAAGGTCGCTACCCCTGTGGACTGGAAG CCTGGTGACAGCGTCATGGTCGTGCCCACCTTACCTGATGAGGAAGCCAAGAAGCTCTTTCCCAAAGGAGTCTTCACAAAGGACCTCCCGTCAGGCAAGAAGTACCTGCGTTACACCCCACAGCCAGAGTGA